The Rattus rattus isolate New Zealand chromosome 1, Rrattus_CSIRO_v1, whole genome shotgun sequence genome includes a region encoding these proteins:
- the Thap2 gene encoding THAP domain-containing protein 2: protein MPTNCAAAGCAATYNKHINISFHRFPLDPKRRKEWVRLVRRKNFVPGKHTFLCSKHFEASCFDLTGQTRRLKMDAVPTIFDFCTHIKSLKLKSRNLLKKSNSFTSAGPCNLKLNSSQQVLLEHSYAFRSPVEAKKRIIKLEREIASLRRKMKTCLQRERRATRRWIKATCFVKSLEAGNMLPKGISEQILPTALSSLPLENLKILQQDQQDKTLPVL from the exons ATGCCGACCAATTGCGCTGCGGCGGGCTGTGCTGCTACCTACAACAAGCACATTAACATCAGCTTCCACAG gtTTCCTTTGGatcccaaaagaagaaaagaatgggttCGCCTGGTTAGGCGCAAAAACTTTGTGCCAGGAAAACACACTTTTCTTTGCTCAAAGCACTTTGAAGCCTCCTGTTTTGACCTAACAGGACAAACTCGACGACTTAAAATGGATGCTGTTCCAACCATTTTTGATTTTTGTACCCATATAAAGTCTCTG AAACTCAAGTCAAGGAATCTACTGAAGAAAAGCAACAGTTTTACTTCAGCCGGACCATGTAATTTAAAGCTGAATAGTAGTCAACAAGTACTGCTCGAACACAGCTATGCCTTCAGGAGCCCTGTGGAGGCGAAGAAGAGGATAATTAAACTAGAAAGAGAAATAGCAAGcctgagaagaaaaatgaaaacttgcCTGCAAAGAGAACGCAGAGCGACTCGAAGATGGATCAAAGCCACGTGCTTTGTGAAGAGTTTAGAAGCAGGCAACATGCTACCTAAGGGCATCTCAGAACAGATTTTGCCAACCGCCTTAAGCAGTCTTcctttggaaaatttaaaaattcttcaacAAGATCAGCAAGATAAAACATTACCAGTTCTCTAA